Proteins encoded in a region of the Vicia villosa cultivar HV-30 ecotype Madison, WI linkage group LG5, Vvil1.0, whole genome shotgun sequence genome:
- the LOC131606430 gene encoding lectin, protein MASIQTQMISFYAIFLSILLTTLLFFKVNSTETTSFLITKFSPDQKNLIFQGDGYTTKEKLTLTKAVKNTVGRALYSSPIHIWDSETGNVANFITSFTFVIDAPNSYNVADGFTFFIAPVDTKPQTGGGYLGVFNSKDYDKSIQTVAVEFDTFYNAAWDPSDKERHIGIDVNSIKSISTKPWKLRNGEKANVVIAFNAATNVLTVSLTYPNSLEEENVTSYTLSDVVPLKDVVPEWVRIGFSATTGAEYAAHEVLSWSFYSELSGPSGSKQAEDA, encoded by the coding sequence ATGGCTTCCATTCAAACCCAAATGATCTCATTCTATGCCATATTTCTCTCCATTCTCTTAACAACTCTCCTTTTCTTCAAGGTGAACTCAACCGAAACCACTTCTTTTCTGATCACCAAGTTTTCCCCAGACCAGAAAAACCTAATCTTCCAAGGAGATGGCTATACCACAAAAGAGAAGTTAACCCTCACCAAGGCAGTAAAGAACACTGTTGGAAGAGCTCTCTATTCCTCACCTATCCATATCTGGGATAGCGAAACAGGCAACGTTGCTAATTTCATAACTTCATTCACTTTTGTCATAGATGCACCCAACAGTTACAACGTTGCAGACGGGTTTACGTTCTTCATCGCACCGGTCGATACGAAGCCGCAGACCGGCGGTGGATATCTCGGAGTTTTCAATAGCAAAGATTATGATAAAAGTATTCAAACTGTTGCTGTTGAGTTTGACACTTTCTATAACGCTGCTTGGGATCCAAGCGACAAAGAAAGACATATTGGAATCGATGTTAACAGTATCAAATCTATAAGTACTAAGCCGTGGAAATTGCGGAATGGTGAAAAGGCTAATGTTGTGATAGCTTTTAATGCTGCTACGAATGTGTTAACTGTTAGTTTAACGTATCCTAATTCACTTGAGGAAGAGAATGTAACTAGTTATACTCTTAGTGATGTTGTGCCTTTGAAGGATGTTGTCCCTGAGTGGGTGAGGATTGGTTTTTCAGCTACTACTGGAGCAGAATATGCAGCACATGAAGTTCTTTCATGGTCTTTTTATTCTGAGTTGAGTGGACCTTCAGGTTCTAAGCAAGCTGAAGATGCATAG